Proteins from one Danaus plexippus chromosome 2, MEX_DaPlex, whole genome shotgun sequence genomic window:
- the LOC116779519 gene encoding sodium/hydrogen exchanger 9B2-like isoform X3, with amino-acid sequence MGALVVSGYSFGHTLERFTTLNPVVGMTLVGVTWRYFSSTNFLKNPIADSIDFHLRRIYPVIILTKGPLTWNWQYIKNNSIKVFSLATLPWIVECLSTAVLTHLLLGFPWHWGIHLGSILSSVSPALIVPTTVALSSKGLGLKNQIALLVANAGGLDTAFTEGMFGIINSAIFYPSEPVYRIVKAILAIFVGIGLGSVWAIFVDYIPDHKDFYAPTVRSLLIFAGGLFITYVSGYLGWGGSSGVAIMICAGSAATRWARRDWPLNNNPVSEVYKLLWTIFEPMLFSLSGYFLEVSQITVQEFGLIVACIFSALFIRMITALLVALVNNLTFKESLFIAITWMPKAIVEAVLVRVAVDSLPSDSATAHDKWIATHHSKIIVIAIIFTSTLGSVLTTALGPILLSRDTKVAPMEEPQTLSSCQGDDIARTNNILKSPCRIEQL; translated from the exons ATGGGAGCTTTGGTTGTATCTGGATATAGTTTTGGTCACACGTTGGAAAGATTTACAACATTAAATCCAGTCGTTGGAATGACCTTAGTAGGGGTGACATGGAGATATTTTAGTTCGACAAACTTCCTTAAAAATCCAATTGCAGACTCCATAGATTTCCACCTCAG GAGAATTTACCCCGTTATCATTCTAACAAAAGGTCCACTCACATGGAATTGGcaatatatcaaaaacaacTCTATAAAAGTTTTCTCATTGGCGACTCTCCCCTGGATCGTCGAGTGTTTATCTACCGCTGTCCTCACTCACTTGCTTCTGGGGTTCCCTTGGCACTGGG GTATTCACCTTGGCTCTATATTATCCTCGGTATCTCCAGCTTTAATTGTGCCTACAACTGTTGCACTAAGCTCTAAAGGACTTGGCTTAAAAAACCAAATAGCTCTACTGGTAGCAAACGCTGGCGGTTTAGACACAGCCTTCACTGAGGGCATGTTCGGAATTATTAATAGCGCTATATTCTATCCATCAGAACCCGTTTACCGCATAGTTAAG GCGATCTTAGCGATATTTGTTGGTATCGGCCTGGGAAGTGTCTGGGCTATATTTGTAGATTATATTCCGGatcataaagatttttatgctCCAACTGTGCGCAGTCTTCTTATCTTCGCTGGGGGTCTCTTCATCACATATGTATCCGGATACTTAGGATGGGGTGGTTCat CTGGAGTAGCTATAATGATATGTGCTGGTTCAGCGGCTACTCGTTGGGCTCGCAGAGATTGGCCATTGAATAATAACCCCGTCTCGGAAGTTTATAAACTGCTCTGGACAATATTTGAACCCATGCTTTTTAGCTTAAGTGGATACTTTTTAGAG gTATCTCAAATTACGGTACAAGAATTCGGCCTTATTGTGGCCTGTATATTTTCAGCCCTGTTTATCAGAATGATCACAGCTTTGCTTGTAGCccttgttaataatttaacatttaaggAGAGCCTATTCATTGCTATTACGTGGATGCCTAAAGCTATAGTCGAG GCTGTATTAGTGAGGGTAGCTGTGGATTCCTTGCCAAGTGATAGCGCAACTGCTCATGATAAATGGATTGCGACCCATCActcaaaaattattgttattgccATAATTTTCACGTCCACGTTGGGGTCAGTCTTAACAACTGCATTAGGCCCAATTCTTCTTTCTCGTGATACAAAAGTTGCACCAATGG AGGAACCGCAAACGCTATCTTCGTGTCAAGGGGACGACATCGCCaggacaaataatattttaaagtcccCATGTCGTATAGAACagctataa
- the LOC116779519 gene encoding sodium/hydrogen exchanger 9B2-like isoform X2, translating into MTLASLKRENRSPKSKAKLLCIKLCSTFPFVPELKQYVGVITCGLLLWGSSWFLFEDDVLPGGYLFEMGALVVSGYSFGHTLERFTTLNPVVGMTLVGVTWRYFSSTNFLKNPIADSIDFHLRRIYPVIILTKGPLTWNWQYIKNNSIKVFSLATLPWIVECLSTAVLTHLLLGFPWHWGIHLGSILSSVSPALIVPTTVALSSKGLGLKNQIALLVANAGGLDTAFTEGMFGIINSAIFYPSEPVYRIVKAILAIFVGIGLGSVWAIFVDYIPDHKDFYAPTVRSLLIFAGGLFITYVSGYLGWGGSSGVAIMICAGSAATRWARRDWPLNNNPVSEVYKLLWTIFEPMLFSLSGYFLEVSQITVQEFGLIVACIFSALFIRMITALLVALVNNLTFKESLFIAITWMPKAIVEAVLVRVAVDSLPSDSATAHDKWIATHHSKIIVIAIIFTSTLGSVLTTALGPILLSRDTKVAPMEEPQTLSSCQGDDIARTNNILKSPCRIEQL; encoded by the exons ATGACACTAGCTTCTCTCAAACGTGA AAACCGGTCTCCAAAGAGTAAAGCCAAActtttgtgtataaaattgtGTTCTACGTTTCCCTTTGTGCCTGAATTAAAACAGTATGTTGGAGTAATTACATGTG gatTATTATTATGGGGATCGTCATGGTTCCTGTTTGAAGATGATGTTCTGCCCGGAGGTTATTTATTCGAAATGGGAGCTTTGGTTGTATCTGGATATAGTTTTGGTCACACGTTGGAAAGATTTACAACATTAAATCCAGTCGTTGGAATGACCTTAGTAGGGGTGACATGGAGATATTTTAGTTCGACAAACTTCCTTAAAAATCCAATTGCAGACTCCATAGATTTCCACCTCAG GAGAATTTACCCCGTTATCATTCTAACAAAAGGTCCACTCACATGGAATTGGcaatatatcaaaaacaacTCTATAAAAGTTTTCTCATTGGCGACTCTCCCCTGGATCGTCGAGTGTTTATCTACCGCTGTCCTCACTCACTTGCTTCTGGGGTTCCCTTGGCACTGGG GTATTCACCTTGGCTCTATATTATCCTCGGTATCTCCAGCTTTAATTGTGCCTACAACTGTTGCACTAAGCTCTAAAGGACTTGGCTTAAAAAACCAAATAGCTCTACTGGTAGCAAACGCTGGCGGTTTAGACACAGCCTTCACTGAGGGCATGTTCGGAATTATTAATAGCGCTATATTCTATCCATCAGAACCCGTTTACCGCATAGTTAAG GCGATCTTAGCGATATTTGTTGGTATCGGCCTGGGAAGTGTCTGGGCTATATTTGTAGATTATATTCCGGatcataaagatttttatgctCCAACTGTGCGCAGTCTTCTTATCTTCGCTGGGGGTCTCTTCATCACATATGTATCCGGATACTTAGGATGGGGTGGTTCat CTGGAGTAGCTATAATGATATGTGCTGGTTCAGCGGCTACTCGTTGGGCTCGCAGAGATTGGCCATTGAATAATAACCCCGTCTCGGAAGTTTATAAACTGCTCTGGACAATATTTGAACCCATGCTTTTTAGCTTAAGTGGATACTTTTTAGAG gTATCTCAAATTACGGTACAAGAATTCGGCCTTATTGTGGCCTGTATATTTTCAGCCCTGTTTATCAGAATGATCACAGCTTTGCTTGTAGCccttgttaataatttaacatttaaggAGAGCCTATTCATTGCTATTACGTGGATGCCTAAAGCTATAGTCGAG GCTGTATTAGTGAGGGTAGCTGTGGATTCCTTGCCAAGTGATAGCGCAACTGCTCATGATAAATGGATTGCGACCCATCActcaaaaattattgttattgccATAATTTTCACGTCCACGTTGGGGTCAGTCTTAACAACTGCATTAGGCCCAATTCTTCTTTCTCGTGATACAAAAGTTGCACCAATGG AGGAACCGCAAACGCTATCTTCGTGTCAAGGGGACGACATCGCCaggacaaataatattttaaagtcccCATGTCGTATAGAACagctataa
- the LOC116779519 gene encoding sodium/hydrogen exchanger 9B2-like isoform X1 → MAMANYRVNDDDSPEGKTSVLTYDTSFSQTNRSPKSKAKLLCIKLCSTFPFVPELKQYVGVITCGLLLWGSSWFLFEDDVLPGGYLFEMGALVVSGYSFGHTLERFTTLNPVVGMTLVGVTWRYFSSTNFLKNPIADSIDFHLRRIYPVIILTKGPLTWNWQYIKNNSIKVFSLATLPWIVECLSTAVLTHLLLGFPWHWGIHLGSILSSVSPALIVPTTVALSSKGLGLKNQIALLVANAGGLDTAFTEGMFGIINSAIFYPSEPVYRIVKAILAIFVGIGLGSVWAIFVDYIPDHKDFYAPTVRSLLIFAGGLFITYVSGYLGWGGSSGVAIMICAGSAATRWARRDWPLNNNPVSEVYKLLWTIFEPMLFSLSGYFLEVSQITVQEFGLIVACIFSALFIRMITALLVALVNNLTFKESLFIAITWMPKAIVEAVLVRVAVDSLPSDSATAHDKWIATHHSKIIVIAIIFTSTLGSVLTTALGPILLSRDTKVAPMEEPQTLSSCQGDDIARTNNILKSPCRIEQL, encoded by the exons atggcaATGGCTAATTATCGCGTTAATG ATGATGACAGTCCCGAGGGTAAAACTTCAGTACTAACATATGACACTAGCTTCTCTCAAAC AAACCGGTCTCCAAAGAGTAAAGCCAAActtttgtgtataaaattgtGTTCTACGTTTCCCTTTGTGCCTGAATTAAAACAGTATGTTGGAGTAATTACATGTG gatTATTATTATGGGGATCGTCATGGTTCCTGTTTGAAGATGATGTTCTGCCCGGAGGTTATTTATTCGAAATGGGAGCTTTGGTTGTATCTGGATATAGTTTTGGTCACACGTTGGAAAGATTTACAACATTAAATCCAGTCGTTGGAATGACCTTAGTAGGGGTGACATGGAGATATTTTAGTTCGACAAACTTCCTTAAAAATCCAATTGCAGACTCCATAGATTTCCACCTCAG GAGAATTTACCCCGTTATCATTCTAACAAAAGGTCCACTCACATGGAATTGGcaatatatcaaaaacaacTCTATAAAAGTTTTCTCATTGGCGACTCTCCCCTGGATCGTCGAGTGTTTATCTACCGCTGTCCTCACTCACTTGCTTCTGGGGTTCCCTTGGCACTGGG GTATTCACCTTGGCTCTATATTATCCTCGGTATCTCCAGCTTTAATTGTGCCTACAACTGTTGCACTAAGCTCTAAAGGACTTGGCTTAAAAAACCAAATAGCTCTACTGGTAGCAAACGCTGGCGGTTTAGACACAGCCTTCACTGAGGGCATGTTCGGAATTATTAATAGCGCTATATTCTATCCATCAGAACCCGTTTACCGCATAGTTAAG GCGATCTTAGCGATATTTGTTGGTATCGGCCTGGGAAGTGTCTGGGCTATATTTGTAGATTATATTCCGGatcataaagatttttatgctCCAACTGTGCGCAGTCTTCTTATCTTCGCTGGGGGTCTCTTCATCACATATGTATCCGGATACTTAGGATGGGGTGGTTCat CTGGAGTAGCTATAATGATATGTGCTGGTTCAGCGGCTACTCGTTGGGCTCGCAGAGATTGGCCATTGAATAATAACCCCGTCTCGGAAGTTTATAAACTGCTCTGGACAATATTTGAACCCATGCTTTTTAGCTTAAGTGGATACTTTTTAGAG gTATCTCAAATTACGGTACAAGAATTCGGCCTTATTGTGGCCTGTATATTTTCAGCCCTGTTTATCAGAATGATCACAGCTTTGCTTGTAGCccttgttaataatttaacatttaaggAGAGCCTATTCATTGCTATTACGTGGATGCCTAAAGCTATAGTCGAG GCTGTATTAGTGAGGGTAGCTGTGGATTCCTTGCCAAGTGATAGCGCAACTGCTCATGATAAATGGATTGCGACCCATCActcaaaaattattgttattgccATAATTTTCACGTCCACGTTGGGGTCAGTCTTAACAACTGCATTAGGCCCAATTCTTCTTTCTCGTGATACAAAAGTTGCACCAATGG AGGAACCGCAAACGCTATCTTCGTGTCAAGGGGACGACATCGCCaggacaaataatattttaaagtcccCATGTCGTATAGAACagctataa